The Planctomycetota bacterium region CCGAGACCGCTCTGCCGCCGATCTTCCACGACATCGCCGAGCGCATCCACCGACGCGGCCTGATCATCATCATCTCCGACCTCTTCGACGACCCCGAGCAGATGATCAATGCCCTGCACCACTTCCGCTACCGCAAGCACGAGGTCATCGTCCTCCACGTCATGGCCGAGGAGGAGTTCAGCTTCCCCTTCGACCGCTGGAGCCTCTTCCGCGACCTCGAGGTCGCCGGCCAGAAGGTGCAGCTCGACCCGCGCTCGATCCGCGCCGCCTACCTCGACGAGATTCAGAAGTTCATCGGCCGCCTCGAGAGGGGCTGCGGCCAGATGAACGTGGACTATGTGCCCATGACCACGCGCCGCGACTTCGACGTGGCGCTGACCACCTATCTGGCTCGCCGCAGGAGCCTGACGAAGTAATGAAGTTCAACAATGCCCTCATGCTGATCGGCCTCGTCGCAGTGCTCGTGCCGATCTTGATCCATCTGCTCAATCGCAGCCGGGCCAAGGTGCTCGACTGGGGCGCGATGCGCTTCCTCCTGGCCTCGCTCACGTCGCAGAACCGCCGCATCCTGGTCGAGGAGATGATCCTGCTGGCCCTCCGCTGCCTGCTCGTGGCCTTCGTGGTGATGGCCATGGCCCAGCCGTTCCTGCCCACGCGCTCGAGCATTCCGTGGGCCGTCACGCTGCCGGCGTTCCTCGGCGCCGCCATCGCGCTCGGGGTGGCAGCGGCGATGTGGAGCTATCGCCGCGCGCGCTGGCTGCTCCTCGCGGTCGCCCTCGTGCTCGGCGCGGTGGCGGGCGGAGCCTCCGCTCTGGAACAGTGGTGGCAGGAGCTCAAGTGGGCCGCCGGCCGCGGCGAGCGCGACGTGGCCCTCGTGCTCGACGCCTCGATGTCCATGACCCTCAACGTCGAGGGCAAGACGAACTTCGAGCGCGCCGTCGAGGAGGCGCGCACGCTCATCAACGGCTGCAAGCCGGGCGACGCCGTGTGCCTGTGGCTGGCCGGCCCCGTGCCGCGGGCCGTGGTGGCCGCCCCCACCGCCGACCGCCAGCAACTCGCCGCCGCCCTCGAGGGCCTCGCCCCCATGGGCGGCACCATGGCCGTCCTCGAAGCCATCAACGCCGCCGCCCAGTCGCTCGCCGACGGGCACAACGTCACGAAGAAGATCGTCCTCCTCACCGACGGCCAGAACGTGGGCTGGGACCCGCGCTCCGAGGCCCGCTGGCGCTTCCTGGCCGAGAGCCTCAAGGCCCTGCCGGTCCCGCCGCAGATCATCTGCCGCCGCCTGCCCTTGCCCCAGACCCTGCGCAACGCCGCCGTGGCCGACCTCGCGTTCTCCCGAAAGGTCGTCGGCACCGACCGCTCGGTCCGCATCAGCGTCAAAGTGATGAACACCGGCACCGTGCCCCTGCGGCCCGAGGCGGTCGAGCTGAGCGTGGACGGCGCCAAGGTGGCCACCGAGAAGCTCGCCACCGACATCCCGCCGAAGGCCGCCGAAACCGTACGCTTCGACCACCGCTTCGAGCAGGCCGGGCCACGCCTCGTCTCGGCCCGCCTCGTGCTCCACGACGCCCTCGCCGCCGACAACACGGCCGACCGCGTGCTCCACGTGGTCGAGAAACTGCCGGTGTTGCTGGTGGACGGCGTGCCGTCGCCATCCCCATTGGGCGGTGCGGCCGCCTTCATCGAGATCGCGCTGGCGCCACGCGGCACGCCCGAGGAGGATGAGCCGACGGCGCCCGACGTGCCCGACGAGGACCTGCCGCCCGAGGAGGCCGCCGCCCGTAAGGCAGCCGCGGCGCGCGAGGCGGCCGACGACTTGCGCTTCCTGGTCGAGGCCACCGTGGTGCCCGCCCCCGACATCGCGACGGTGAAGAGCTTCCGCGACTATGCCGTGGTGATCCTGGCCAACGTGCCGGCCCTGCCCACCGAGGTGGCCAAGAGCCTGGTGGGCTTCGTGCAGGCCGGCGGCGGCCTGCTCATCGCGCCCGGCGCGCGCGCCAGGCCCACCTTCTACAACGCCTGGGCCACCCCCGGCTCCGAGCCTGTGGCCCCCGCCAGCCTCGCCGCACGCGCCGACGTGCAGGAGAACCCCGCGCGGGTCGAGCCCAGGAGCTTCACCCACCCCGCGCTCCAGCTCCTCGCCGACCCCAAGGCGTCCGACGCCGCCCTCGCGCTCGTGAAGTCGTACTGGAAGCTCGACCCCGACGAGCGCGACCCCGCCGTGCGCATCGGCGGCCGCCTCGGTACCGGCGAGCCGTTCCTCGTCGAGCGCACGCTCGGCAAGGGCCGCATCCTGCTTCTCGCCACTTCGCTCGACCCCGCGGGCGGCAACCTGCCCGCCCTCAAGAGCTTCGTGCCCATGCTCCACGAGGCCCTCGCCTATCTCGCCACGCCCGTGATGCTCGACTCCAACGTCGCGCCCGGCACCGAGGTCGTGCTCGAGCTGCCCGAGCGCTCGGGCGGCGCAGGCGCCACACGCGGCAACGGCCTCCGGGGCGAATACTACCAGGGCAAGGACTTTCAGCGCCTCCGCGCCACCCGAGTGGATGCCACCGTGAACTTCGAGTGGAGGGCCGCGCGCCCTGCGCCCGCCGTGGAGGCCGACGGCTTTTCGGTGCGCTGGACCGGCTGGGTCGTGCCGCGCGAGTCGGGCACCCACACCTTTCACGTCCTCGCCGACGACGGCGTGCGCCTGTGGGTGGACGGCCGCCAGCTCGTGGACGCCTGGCGCGGGCAGAACCCGACCGAGTACTTCGCTGCAATGACCCTGGAGGCGGGTCGCCGCTACCCCATCAAGATGGAGTTCTTCGAGGACACGGGCGACGCCACTGCGAAGCTCTACTGGACGTGTCCGGGCCGCGGCAAGGAGATCATCCCGCAGGCGCAGCTCTATGCCGCCGCGGTCGGCGGCCCCTCGGCCCCCACGCGCGAGGACGAGGTGGCCGAGGTTCTCACCCCCTCGCAGCGCCGCTGCCCCGCGAGGCTCGCACGCGACAACGGCGCGTTGCGGGTCAGTTTCGCCGAGACCCAGGAGCCCGGCCTCTACCTTCTCACGTTGCCGGCCGGACTGGCCGAGCTTTACACACCGCCGGGCGCCGAGGGCAAAGGCATTCCGTTCGTCGCCCTCAGCCGCGTGGAGGAGAGCACCATCGAGCCTCTCACCGCCGCCGACCTGGAACTCGCGAAGCAGAGCGTGGACCTCTTCGAGACCGAGCTGACCGACGAGGTGACGGCCAAGGTCTTCGGCGGCGTGCCGGGCGAGGACCTCTGGAAGTACTTCATCATCGGAGCCCTGCTCGCGCTCCTGGGCGAGATCGCCGTGACCCGCTGGATCGCCGTCCAGCGTCGCCTCGGCGCCACGCCCACCGTGCTCTTCGGCTCCGAGGTCGTGGACGTTCAGACCTTCCGCGACCGCGCGAAACAACTCCTCGCCGTGCCCGGGGCGGCATCTGAGACTGTGAGCAAGCCGTGAGCCCAGTGTACGAGCCGCACAAGATTCTCCCCATCCGGTTGCCCGCCGCAGGGGCGCTGCTGCTCGCGGCGGCGCTGGTGGCCGCGTGGGTGATGGTGCATGCGCTGCGGCGGCGCAGCGACTCGCGCTGGCGCCGCGGCCTCCTGCTCGCGGCTGGGCTGGGCATCGGGTTCCTGGCGCTGCTCGCGGCACTCGACGTGCTCCAGCGCGTCGTGAGCTTCGCCACGAACTGGTGGCTGTGGCCCATCGCGCTCGGCGGGGCGGCGATCGTGGAGGCTCTGCTGCTGCTCTACGCGCTGGAGCGGCGCATCGTGCCGCGCCGCGTGGGCACCGCACTCGTGGCCCTCCGCTTGGCCATGGCGCTGCTCGTGGTGCTCATGCTCGCCCAGCCCGTGCGGTCGGTGGACCTCAGCCGCACGCTTCAGCGGTTCGTGGCCGTGCTGGTGGATGACTCGGCCTCGATGCACGTGCCCGACAGCCAGATGACGCCTGCGGAGAGGACGCGCCTGGCCGAGGCGCTGTCGCCCGACGTGCCGGTGCGGCCCTGGCGCCTCGAGCGGGCCGCCACGGCCGTCCGCCCGGCCCGCGAGAAGCTGGCCGCGCAGGCCGACTGGTTCGCCGCGCTGCGCGACGCGAAGCCCGAGGCCCGCCAGCGCCAGCTCGAGGGCAGCCGCAAGGCGACCGTCGCGGCTCTCACCGAGGTCCGCCAGGCCGTCGCCGATCAGATTGCGGCCATCGCAGCACCCCTTCAGGGCAAGGTCGCCCTCGACGCGCGCACGACCGCGGCCGCCACCGCGCTGCGCGATCAGCTCGCCACCGAGGTCCACGACCGCCTCGGCCAGGCCCTCGACCAGTTGGCCGCCGGCCGCCTGCCGATGGTCGCGCGCGACCCCGAGCCGGTCCTCGCGCTCCTCCGCGGCGCCGCCGAAAGCCTGGCGAAGCTTGGGCCGCGCCTGATCGCGCTCGGCGACGCGCTCGACGAGGCATTCTACAACTCCCTCGGCAGCGTGGACCGCGCCCGCATTGACGCCGTGGCGCTCAAGGAGCGCTTCGCCCTGGCTCAGGACCTGCTGCATCGCGCCGCGAAGGAGCCCGGCGCGCCGCGCCGCGGCCTCCTCGGCGATCTGAGGGCCGACTACGGCGTGCGCCTGTACACCTTCGCCGCCGCGCCGGCCGAGGTCAACGTAACCGAGGGCCTGCACCAGACACCGCGGCCCGCGCCCGCGAAGCAGGAGCCCGGCGCCAAGGAGCCGAGCCCCAAGGCGGCCGAATTGCCCGCCGAGCAACAGAAGACCGATATCGCGGCCGCCCTCGAGAAGGTGCTCACGGAGATGCCCGAGGACCGCCTCGCCGGCATCGTGATGCTCACCGACGGCCAGCACAACGCCGCCAGCCGCGTGGAGCCGCTCGCCCGCCGCATCGGCCTCAAGCAGCTCCCCGTGTCGTCCATCGTCTTCGGCGGCAGCGTGAAGCCCACCGTGGACGCCGCCGTGGTGGGCATCGAGGCGCCCGAGACCGTCTACACCAAGGACAAGGTCTACATCCACGCCGACCTCAAGCTCGACGGCCTCGCAGGCAAGACCGTGCGCGTGACGCTCTACGACGGCGACCAGCCCGTGGACTCCGACGAGGTGAAGGTCGAGAGCGACAAGCTCCGCACGCGCGTGCAGCTCGCCGACGAGCCGCGCGACTCGGGCCTCCACGCCTACCGCGTCAAGGTCGAGGATGTGCAGGGCGAGGTCCTCGCCTCCAACAACGAGCACGGCCTTTCCGTCAGCGTCACCGACGACCAGACCCGCCTCCTCCTCGTCGAGGGCCGCCCCCGCTGGGAGTTCCGCTACCTCAAGAACCTCTTCGCCAGCCGCGACAAGACGGTCAAGCTCCAGTACGTGGTGCTCCACCCCGACGAAATCCCCGGCCAGCCGCCGCGGCCCCGCGTCCACGCCTCGGCCGCCCGCCCCAAGGACGAGCCCGAGGCCACCCACCTGCCCGAGAACGAGGCCGAGTGGATGAAGTTCGACGTGATCGTCCTCGGCGATGTGGAGCCCGAGGCCCTCAAGGACGAGCACATGAAGGCCCTCCGGCGTTTCGTCGAGGACCGCGCGGGCACCCTCATCGTCATCGCCGGCCCGCGCCACATGCCTCACGCCTATGCCAACACCCCGTTGGCCGACCTGTTGCCCGTAACCCTCAAGGCCGACGCCCAGCCCGAGCCGTGGCTGCGGTCGCCCGACGACTCGTTCCGCATCGAGCTCACGCCCGAGGGTCGCGAGCACGTGATCACCCGCCTCAAGGTGGACCCCGCCGAGAGCCTCGAGGTCTGGGCCTCGCTGCCCGACCTGCACTGGCGGCACCCCATCGCCACCACCAAGGAGGGCGCGATGGTGCTCGCCTATGCCCTGCCCCCCACGCCGCCCGACTTCCTGCGCCCCAAGGCCGACTCCGAGGTCCCCAGCGAGGAGGTCATCCGGCAGCGGCAGCAGTTCATTCGCGAGCACGCGCTCCTCGCCATCCACAACGCCGCGCTCGGCCGCGTGATGTTCCTCGCCACCGACCACACTTGGCGCCTCCGCTACCGCGTGGGCGACACCCATCATCACCGCTTCTGGGGCCAGGTGCTCCGTTGGGCCACCGCCGACAAGCTCCCCGCCGGCACCAGCCTCGTCAAGCTCGGCACCGACCGCCCCCGCTACTCGCCCGACCAGCCGGTGCGCGTCCGAGCCCGCCTCACCCAGCCCGACCTCACACCCATCCAGAGCGACGACGTGTTCGCCGTGGTGACCCAGGCCGACAAGGTGGTGTTGCGCAAGAAGATGGAGTTCGTGCCCCGCTCGCAGGGCCTCTACAACGCCGACCTCGGCAAGCTCGACGGCGGCACGTACCGCGTCGAGCTCGAGGCCCCCGCCGCCAAGGGCCTCCTCGCCGCTGAGAACGTCGAGAAGGTGGCCACGGACTTCTACGTCGAGCCGGCCATTCCCGCCGAGCAGATCGAGCTGTCGGCCAACCGCGGCTTGCTGGAGTCCATCGCCTCGCTCACCAACGGCGCCGTGGCCGATGTGGCTCACGCCGCCGACGCCCTGGCCGCGCTGCGCGAGCCCAGGCTCCTCCTGCCCGACCGCCGCGAGTGGTCGCTGTGGAACTCCTGGCCGCTGCTCGCCCTCATCATCGCCCTGGGCGGCGCCGAGTGGTTCATCCGCAAGCGCGCCCGGCTCGCGTAATGCCCCTGTTGTGCCGCCGTTCCCATTGAGTACAATACGTTGGGTTGCGTCCCAAGCGAGCGGAGAGGCCCGATGGTTGCAACGCGCCTGGTCCGCCTTGCTCTTCTCTTTGGCGCGGTTCTGTGTGCGGGGGCGGGCTGCGCCCGGGTCGCGCGCCACGGCCCCGACGGGCCGATCATCTCCTGGCGCGACGCCGCGAAGCACACCGGCCAGTTCGTCACCGTCGAAGGCACCATTGTGCGCACCCGCAACACCGGCAAGGCCTGCTTCCTGAACTTTCACCCCAACTGGCGCGAGACCCTCGCCGCCGTCATCTTCGCCCGCAACTTCGGCGCCTTTCCGCCCGAACCGGAGAAACACTACCGCGGCAAGAGCGTCCGTATCCGCGGCGTCATTGTCGAGTATGAGGGCCGTCCCGAGATCATCCTCGAGTCCCCCGACGATATTGAGGTGCTCCCCTGAGATGCAGTTCCCCCGAATGGTCCGCGTCCGCCAGCAGCTCGACGACGAGCGGCTGGCCAGCCCCCGCGAGACGGCCCGGAACGAGACGGCCCGCCTGCTCGCCGGCGCGCCCATCCGCCGCGGGCAAACGGTCGCCGTCACCGGCTCCAGCCGCGGCATCGCCAACATCGCCGAGATCCTCGCGGGCGCAGTCGCCGCCCTCAAGGACGCCGGTCTCCAGCCCTTCGTGTTTCCCGCCATGGGCAGCCACGGCGGCGGCACCGCTGAACGTCAGGCCAACGTGCTCCACCACTACGGCGTCACCGAGGAGGGCGTGGGGGCGCCCGTCCGCTCCTCCACCGACGCTGTGAAGCTAGCCGAGACGCCCGAGGGCGTCCCCGTGCTCTTCGACCGCATCGCGGCGGGGGCCGACCACGTGTTCGTCGTGAACCGCATCAAGCCGCACTCGCACTTCATCGGCCCGTGCGAGAGCGGCCTGACGAAAATCCTGCTCATCGGCGCGGGCAAGCCCGAGGGCGCACGCCTCTACCACCGCGCCTTCGCCAGGTTCGGCTTCCCGCAGACCTTCCAGGCCGCACTGCCCGTCCTCCTCCAGCACATCTCCGTCCTCGGCGGGCTCGGCATCATCGAGAACGGCCTCGACCAGACGGCCCGCGTCGTGGGCCTCCGCGCCGACCGATTCCTCGCCGACGAGCCGGCCCTGCTCGAGGACGCCAAGCGCCGCATGGGCAAGCTGCCTTTCGGCGACCTCGACGTGCTGATCGTGGACCGAATGGGCAAGGACATTTCGGGCGTGGGCATGGACACCAATGTCATCGGCCGCGACCGCCCTGGGCCGCGGACACAGGTCATCTTTGTCCGCGACCTCACGCCCGCGAGCGAAGGCAACGCCAGCGGCATCGGCCTCGCCGACGTCACCGTCCGTCGCCTCATCGAGAAGATGGACCCCAAGGCCACCTTCCTCAACTGCGCGACAGCGCTTCACCTGCACCTGGCTCGGGTGCCGTATGCTTTCGACACCGACCGCGAGGCACTGGAGGCGGCCTTGCGGTCCACCATCGCCCCGACGCCTGCCGAGGCCCGCGTCGTCTGGATCCGCGACACCCTCTCCCTCGGCGAACTCGAAGTCTCCGAGGCCCTCCTTGATGAGGTGAGGGCAAACGAGCGCCTGAGTGTTTGCGGCGACGCACATTCCATCGATTTCCACCCTACAGGCTCTCTTGTGGATGCCTTTCCCTGCGCGGGTACGGGTGGAGATGAGCAAACCGTGAGCCACCGCCAGCCTGAGCAGATGGTGGCCGAACTGAATGCGATCCTCCAGGGTCGGAGGGAGTTCGTCTTCCGTGAGTACCCTAACATCCGGGGCGCTATGCGGGAGCCATACGGATGGCCAGAGTTCGACCCCTTGCGGCACGAAACATGTCTCGCGATTCTGTTCGGCTTGTACCAGGCAGCGATCACCCTAACCAACCATTTTCTCGAGAAGCTTCTTAGGACGGCCTTGACGTACCACGACCTCCTGAAGAACAAAGCCTCATTGGAGAAGTCAAAGACTGAGGGGCGCGCTCTGCCGGCTCTGATGGGGGCGCTGGCTGACGCCAGCAAGCCTTACGAAGGCAAGTCTCTGGAAGACAACATCAATCGAGCTTGTACCCTGGGGTTGATCACGAAGAAGCAGAAGAAGCAGTTGAAGGTGTTCAGAGATGGTCTCAGGAACGCGTACAGCCACGCTGATGCGGACAAGACATTAGGCGGTACGAAACTGCCCGCACACGCCATTAGGCTAGAGGATGGCACCTTTGTGCGCGACTCCAGCGGGGACGTGGAGGCATCGAAGTTCCTGCTCGCAACTGGCATCCTCCAGGTCTACCACGCACAACAGAATGCATGGCCTTATTTTGCGTACATCGATTCGTTGGCAAGGGAGGTTCTTGGCAAGCTCGCGCCGGCGGAAGCTGGACAGTGCTAGCCCATCCGGTTGAGACCGGATACTCATGAGTTCATAGCCTAGCGCGCGGCGGGATAGGGGCCGGCAGCGACAGGCTTCTTGGGGCGAGGGTTCACGACGGCGCCGAAACCCTCCAGGGTGCGCGGGCCGAGGATCGCCACGTCGCCGGGCTGGCCACACTTGACGCCCCCACGCGGCGGCGTATGATGCTGGCATGAGCACGATCACCCGCCGCGACGTTCTGAAGGCTTCTCTCGCCGCGGGCGCAGCGCTGCCGCTGGGCTGCGCGAGGCCCCAGGCGCCCACAATATCCCAGAGCGAGCTGCCGCGGCGAGTCCTGGGCAAGACGGGCGCCCGCGTAACGATCCTCGGCCTGGGCTGCGCCTGGATCGCGAAGGACCCCGCCACCCCCACCCGCGCCGTCGTGGAAGCCGCGCTCGATTGCGGCGTGCGCTACTTCGACACCGCGCCCAACTACGACCGCTCCGAAGAGAGCCTCGGCCCCCTGCTCAAGGGCGTGCGCGACCAGGTGTTCCTCGTGACCAAGCTCGACCACCTGAGCGCGAAGGAGGCCGAGGCCGACCTGCGCCAGAGCCTCAAGCGGCTGCGGACCGACCACGTGGACCTGTTGCTCCTCCACGGCGTGGGCATCCCGAACGGATGGGAAGACGTCCGCCGCATCACGGCCGCCGACGGTGTGCTCGCTTACCTTCGCAAGGCGAAGCGCGACGGGCTTACGCGCTTCATCGGGATGAGTGTCCACCCGCCGCACGGCCCCGCCCTCGAACTGCTCGACCGCGCCGCCGACCTCGACGTGGCGATGCCGTTTCTGAACGCCCTCGCCGTGGCCGAGCACGGCGCCGCTCTGGCAGAGCGCTGCCATCGCATGGGCATGGGGCTGGCCGCGATGAAGGTGCTGGGCGGCGAGGGGCAGTTGGCGAAGGACTACGACCGCGCCTTCCGCTATCCGCTGAGCCTGCCCGGCGTGGCGTGCGCCGTGGTCGGGGCGAAGAGCGCGGCCGAGGTGCGGCGCGCGGCTCAGGCGGCGCGGGAGTTCCGCCCGCTTTCCGCCGCGGAGATGCAACAGGCCGCGAAGGCCGGGGCGCGGCTCGTCGCGGCCGCCGCTGGCGACTATGCGCTGCTCCGCCCTCATTTCGCGCTCGATGCTGGAGGACACTGCCATGTCTGAGGCGTCCATAGGCCGTCGTGACTTCGTGGGAAGGCTGGGCCTGGGGTCACTGGCGGCGGTGGCCGCCGAAGGGCTGGCCGCGTCGGCGCTGGCGGGCGAAGCGCCCAGGAAGGAATGGACGCCGACCACCGACCGCAAGCTGCGCGTGGGCATCGTGGGCTACGGCGTGTGCAGCTTCGGCGCTCAGTTCGGTTTCCAGGACCACCCGAACGTCGAGATCGTGGCGGTGAGCGACCTCATTCCCGAACGCCGCGCCGCGCTGATGAAGGCCTGCCGATGCGAGAAGTCGTACGATTCGCTCGAACTCCTCGTGAAAGACCCGAAGATCGAGGCTGTGTTCACGGCCACCGACGCCCCGAGCCACGCGCGCCATTCGATGCTCGTGCTCAACAGCGGCAAGCACTCGATGACCGCCGTGCCCGCCGTGTGGGGCTCGCTGGAGGACGCCGAGAAGCTGGCCGAGACGGTGCAGAAGACGGGCCTGAAGTATATGATGGCCGAGACGAGCTGCTTCCACGACGACTGCTACGCGATGCGGCAGATCTATAACGCCGGCGGCTTCGGGCGGCTCGTCTACTCCGAG contains the following coding sequences:
- a CDS encoding Gfo/Idh/MocA family oxidoreductase, translating into MSEASIGRRDFVGRLGLGSLAAVAAEGLAASALAGEAPRKEWTPTTDRKLRVGIVGYGVCSFGAQFGFQDHPNVEIVAVSDLIPERRAALMKACRCEKSYDSLELLVKDPKIEAVFTATDAPSHARHSMLVLNSGKHSMTAVPAVWGSLEDAEKLAETVQKTGLKYMMAETSCFHDDCYAMRQIYNAGGFGRLVYSEGEYYHYVTAPIDSYKGWRIGTPPLWYPTHSTAYYIGVTGKRFTSVSCVGFKSDKPWYQPGANKYDNPFGDEVALFQTSEGGASRMGMWHTVFSRISETGRVFGEKGWMDGMNYRGSLRPLPDLARPPLPPGVPAGGHGGSHGNLMHEFVTAILEDREPMVNVYEALAMTVPGIVAHQSALKDGETLKIPQIERPKA
- a CDS encoding aldo/keto reductase — translated: MSTITRRDVLKASLAAGAALPLGCARPQAPTISQSELPRRVLGKTGARVTILGLGCAWIAKDPATPTRAVVEAALDCGVRYFDTAPNYDRSEESLGPLLKGVRDQVFLVTKLDHLSAKEAEADLRQSLKRLRTDHVDLLLLHGVGIPNGWEDVRRITAADGVLAYLRKAKRDGLTRFIGMSVHPPHGPALELLDRAADLDVAMPFLNALAVAEHGAALAERCHRMGMGLAAMKVLGGEGQLAKDYDRAFRYPLSLPGVACAVVGAKSAAEVRRAAQAAREFRPLSAAEMQQAAKAGARLVAAAAGDYALLRPHFALDAGGHCHV
- a CDS encoding PA14 domain-containing protein produces the protein MKFNNALMLIGLVAVLVPILIHLLNRSRAKVLDWGAMRFLLASLTSQNRRILVEEMILLALRCLLVAFVVMAMAQPFLPTRSSIPWAVTLPAFLGAAIALGVAAAMWSYRRARWLLLAVALVLGAVAGGASALEQWWQELKWAAGRGERDVALVLDASMSMTLNVEGKTNFERAVEEARTLINGCKPGDAVCLWLAGPVPRAVVAAPTADRQQLAAALEGLAPMGGTMAVLEAINAAAQSLADGHNVTKKIVLLTDGQNVGWDPRSEARWRFLAESLKALPVPPQIICRRLPLPQTLRNAAVADLAFSRKVVGTDRSVRISVKVMNTGTVPLRPEAVELSVDGAKVATEKLATDIPPKAAETVRFDHRFEQAGPRLVSARLVLHDALAADNTADRVLHVVEKLPVLLVDGVPSPSPLGGAAAFIEIALAPRGTPEEDEPTAPDVPDEDLPPEEAAARKAAAAREAADDLRFLVEATVVPAPDIATVKSFRDYAVVILANVPALPTEVAKSLVGFVQAGGGLLIAPGARARPTFYNAWATPGSEPVAPASLAARADVQENPARVEPRSFTHPALQLLADPKASDAALALVKSYWKLDPDERDPAVRIGGRLGTGEPFLVERTLGKGRILLLATSLDPAGGNLPALKSFVPMLHEALAYLATPVMLDSNVAPGTEVVLELPERSGGAGATRGNGLRGEYYQGKDFQRLRATRVDATVNFEWRAARPAPAVEADGFSVRWTGWVVPRESGTHTFHVLADDGVRLWVDGRQLVDAWRGQNPTEYFAAMTLEAGRRYPIKMEFFEDTGDATAKLYWTCPGRGKEIIPQAQLYAAAVGGPSAPTREDEVAEVLTPSQRRCPARLARDNGALRVSFAETQEPGLYLLTLPAGLAELYTPPGAEGKGIPFVALSRVEESTIEPLTAADLELAKQSVDLFETELTDEVTAKVFGGVPGEDLWKYFIIGALLALLGEIAVTRWIAVQRRLGATPTVLFGSEVVDVQTFRDRAKQLLAVPGAASETVSKP